GAGCTGCAGATGTGTTGTAAATGTATCAAATCTCTAACTATTCAGTTATAGCAACCCAAGAGATGGGTGGTTTGTGCTATTAAATAGCTACTTTCCATCTATTCTAccagtttaaaattaagtttagtttgtttcgaacttaccgcaaagctactcgagagttatctgtgcttgcCTCCCTAATTTGggagtgtaacactagagggaaggcagccaattaacactacccacagccaactcttgcggtcttttttaccaatgaatagtgggattgatcttcatcttataacgcacccaaggcTTAAAAAAACGAGGATGTTCactgatgggaattcgaacctgagaTTCACAGATTGTGAATCGAACACCCTAACCCTTATATTAGGAAAGGCTGTAACGCAGACAacttataaataactttattcgAAGTTTGGAAATAACCAAACCACCTACTGCCTGCGACAAAAACAGCTCTAGAACTGATAAACTGCAAatatttactaacaaatatttcAGGTTTTGTTTTGTAGTAGAGAGTGTGTGATTTCctgaatgaatatttgtaaggaacttcaaaataaacattaggtttgaaaataaacatatacacaaatctagaattgtttatttcatgtaattattttCCATGAATGGCGGGTTGTAAACAAATGAGAAAATTCTCCATTTGATAACGTTTGTTTATTGTGTAGTTAATGAtagaagtattaaataaaatgaaagaacagatagcccattgtgtagagatattaaaatttagtttccTTGGGGTGGCTTTATGTAGCCCTGCTTCGAAATTCTGAGAGTTCATTTTTTTCAGACCAATTTAATTGTAAGTTATTCCTTTTatgtgaaaatacaaaacaaataacaacgtTCTGATTTccttaggtcatcatcaggtcaAGAATTAGACTTGAAAATGTGACCCTTATTGACCATGAGTTGTGGAGACGACAGTATTGGTAGGTGTAATATTCTAGGTGGCGttgcaaatatttaatatattatatactacaataaatatttacaaattcccCTACAACTCGAAATCAATAAGGGTCACATTTTCAAATCTAACTCTTTACCCGAtgatgacctaaggaggtcggAATGCTGTTACGtgttctgtatttttaaataaaagtttttaatatccatatcagctgACTctattatagatatatttattttaagttggtTCCTAGTCTTCGTGAAGTCATTGCTTTATATCTTATCAGCATCGTCGAGAAGAGAACCGTAACAAAGCCACTGGACGAAAACCGTTGCTTATTCCAGTCACTAAACTTGAAGATGGACAGGTCATCAGGACCGCCGAGTTTCACCCGAGTGGACGTTTATATGCAAGTGGAGCTAATTCCAAATCCTTACGAATATGTGCATATCCAAAACTGAACGAAGTGAGGTTGGTGATTTTccattataatgataataaattactaaTACGAAAATTGATGCAAACATTTTTGTTGACACCAGACGTCTCTACTTTACAGTTATCGATCTGTATTCACACGCGTGAATACAAAGTTGAAAAGGTGAACATTCTTGGTGGAACAGATATTCGAACCGTGGGATTGCGAGTCTGGCGCTCTAACCATATGGCCATGcacaaattttgttgttgttgtatcaaAAACTTgcatagaatatttaaaaaaaaaacatttattttaattgaacaaAAAATTGTGTGCATGGCCATATGGTTAGAACGCTAGACAAGCATCCCACAGTTCGAATATCCGTTCCACCAAgaatgttcaccctttcagtttTGAATGCGTTaaaaatgtgatggtcattcccagtgttcgtaggtaaaagagtagtccaaaagttggcagtgggtggtggtgacaagcTGTTTTCCCCCTAGTCTttctctactaaattagggacagcgagaaCATAGCTCTCTTGTGGCTTTGCgggaaattgaaaacaaaccaaaaaaaaatatgtgaagatcaaaaaataaataattaccagtTAAACTGGTCCCTCAAACTGACACAACAAAAGGTAATTCCTTCTAATGAATTTccagatttctttttttttgaaagcgtgttttgttttctcatatAAAGTGCAGTTTTGTCTTGAAGTCTGCTTTCCACTATTGGAGCCCAGTTTCTCTCATGGAGTTCCATTGTATTTTATCCGTTGAATATCAGTTTTCACTCTTGTTTCCTAACTTGAAGCTTTACGTTTCTCTCTCTTAAAGCTCTGTTTTCTGTCAACAGTGAAAGTGCGAGACCCGCAAACCAACTATCTTAATAGAGAAAATGAAACATCACAAGGGTTCTATCTACTGTCTAGCATGGAATGGAACCGGAGATCTTTTGGCAACAGGCTCCAATGATAAGTCAATCAAGTTGATGAGATTTAACCCTAGAAGCTGTAATATTGAAGGTATGGTACTATATTTTGCTGTATTATTGATGTTAGGATACTAGGTTTTGCTGTAATATTGATGTTAGGATACAAGGTTTTGCTGTAATATTGAAAGTATGGTAGTAGGCTTTGCTCTAGGATATTTTTGCTGTAATATTGTTAGGATACTAGGTTTTGCTGTAATATTGAAGGTATGGTACTATATTTTGCTGTAATATTGAAGGTAAGATACTAGGTTTTGCTGTAATATTGAAGGAAGGTAAGCTGTATATTAGGTTTTGCTGCTCTAATATTGAAGGTAAAGATACTAGGTTTTGCTGTAATATTGAGTAGGTAAGGTACTAGGTTTTGCTGTAATATTAGGTATGGTACTATATTTTGCTGTAATATTGAAGGTACTAGGTTTTGCTGTAATATTGAAGGTAAGGTACTAGGTTTTGCTGTAATATTGAAGGTATGGTACTATATTTTGCTGTAATATTAAAGGTAAGATACTAGGGTTTGCTGTAATATTGAAGATAAGATACTAGGTTTTGCTGTAATATTGAAGGTAAGGTACTATATTTTGCTGTAATATTGAAGGTAAGATACTAGGTTTTGCTGTAATATTGAAGGTAAAATACTAGATTTTGCTGTAATATTATAGGTATGGTACTAGATTTTGCTGTAATATTGAAGGTATGGTACTAAGATTTACTCAGTATTGAAGGTATGGTACTAAGATTTACTCAGTATAGTTGATACATTAATTATTTCTACTACAATTGTATTGTGTTTCGTCAGAGTGCGCTACTGTAGATTCCTGTGTGTCTTTGTTGGTTACCTTAACAACAGTATTAACGTTTCAtcacattttgttgtttgtttatgtcCTGAAGTCCTGTTATCAAAGAATCTAacgtattttattacattatttgtagCAGCAAAattagtgtatgtgtgtttccttttagcaaagccacactgggctatctgctgaaaccACCGACTAGAAATTAGTGTGTTACCATGGGATCTATACAGTAGTAACAATAGTGTGTTACCATGGGATCCATACAGTAGTAACAATAGTGTGTTACCATGGGATCTATACAGTAGTAACAATAGTGTGTTACCATGGGATCTATACAGTAGTAACAATAGTGTGTTACCATGGGATCTATACAGTAGTAACAATAGCGTGTTACCATGGGATCTATACAGTAGTAACAATAGCGTGTTACCATGGGATCTATACAGTAGTAACAATAGCGTGTTACCATGGGATCTATACAGTAGTAACAATAGCGTGTTACCATGGGATCTATACAGTAGTAATAATAGTGTGTTACCATGGGATCTGTACATTAGTTACAATAGCGTGTTACCATGGAATCTCTACATTAGTTACAATAGTGTGTTACCATGGAATCTCTACATTAGTTACAATAGTGTGTTACCATGGAATCTCTGCAGTTGCAACAGTAATCTGCTACCATAGGAATTCTACGTTAATAACAATAGTGTGTTACCATGGGATGTGTACAGAAGCAGCAATAGTATATTACCATGGAAATTATATGACATAAGTACATTTCAATATAATTATTCTTGCAACAGTTCTAATGTTCTGGTAAGGATTTTCTACATATGACGCTTCTGTGAGAATGAATATGTTTGTTACGTATTACCATGAAGGTCCATAGATTTCACTGATTAACTCGTTAAGGCATGGTTTTAGTGTTTCCATTAAAAGAACTAATATCCTTTAGcaggttattcataattgttaactagtttcctttagcaggttattcataattattaactGATTTCCTTTAGcaggttattcataattgttaactaatatcctttagcaggttattcataattgttaactagtttcctttagcaggttattcataattgttaactgATATTCTTTAGcaggttattcataattgttaactaatatcctttagcaggttattcataattgttaactaatatcatttagcaggttattcataattgttaactgatttcctttagcaggttattcataattgttaactaatatcctttagcaggttattcataattgttaactaatatcctttagcaggttattcataattgttaactaATATCCTGTAGcaggttattcataattgttaactaatttcctttagcaggttattcataattgttaactagtttcctttagcaggttattcataattattaactGATTTCCTTTAGcaggttattcataattgttaactaATATCCTTTAGCAGGTTATTCATAATTGGTAACTAGTTTCCTTTAGcaggttattcataattgttaactagtttcctttagcaggttattcataattgttaactgatttcctttagcaggttattcataattgttaactgatatcctttagcaggttattcataattgttaactgAGTTCCTTTAGcaggttattcataattgttaactgatttcctttagcaggttattcataattattaactGATTTCCTTTAGcaggttattcataattgttaactgatttcctttagcaggttattcataattgttaactaatatcctttagcaggttattcataattgttaactagtttcctttagcaggttattcataattgttaactagtttcctttagcaggttattcataattgttaactaatttcctttagcaggttattcataattgttaactaatttcctttagcaggttattcataattattaactGATTTCCTTTAGCAGGTTATTCATAATTGGTAACTAATTTCCTTTAGcaggttattcataattgttaactgATTTCCTTTAGCAGGTTATTCATAATTGGTAACTAGTTTCCTTTAGcaggttattcataattgttaactaatttcctttagcaggttattcataattgttaactaATTTCCTTCAGcaggttattcataattgttaactaATTTCCTTCAGcaggttattcataattgttaactaATTTCCTTCAGCAGgtattcataattgttaactgatttcctttagcaggttattcataattgttaactaATATCCTTCAGcaggttattcataattgttaactaatttcctttagcaggttattcataattgttaactaATTTCCTTCAGCAGGTTATTCATAATTAACTAATTTCCTTCAGcaggttattcataattgttaactaATTTCCTTCAGcaggttattcataattgttaactaatttcctttagcaggttattcataattgttaactaATTTCCTTCAGcaggttattcataattgtttttaGCTGGTAAGTAATGTAGTGATTTTACttggaagtttttttttcaaaaccgtTCTAGTGTACTTATAATAAGATTTGTTTACGTTGTTATTTATCTTCAAACTTGCccccacccagtggctcagcggtatgtctgcggacttacaacgctaaaaaccgggtttcgatacccgtggtgggtagagcacagatagcccattgtgtagctttgtgcttaattgaaaacaacaacagcaatcTTCAAACTTACGACGGGTCACGAAATGTTACAATGATTACTGGATAAGCTACTAAACAAAACTATCTGAATTTTAGTAACTGATCCGGTTTTATAGCAGTGATTACTGGACAAGCTACTAAACAAAACTATCTGAATTTTAGTAACTGATCCGGTTTTATAGCAGTGATTACTGGATAAGCTACTAAACAAAACTATCTGAATTTTAGTAACTGATCCGGTTTTATAGAGTGTTATTATGAGACTTGTGAAACCTAGTTCATTCTAAGCagaggcgtagatcctggggggatggagaTATACAtcccctccttcattttaggtggggaattccccctacagtttggtctgttgaattgttttattacatcacaggcctacaaattgtgtgtttgttcttgtgattctcgtgttcttaccaatcaaattacataattaggcatagatgtaggcttttttagtagccgaaatgtaaatctttaatataggcgtggcTTCTAAACTtttctaagcgatagttcgtaagtatcagtctgtgggcctaagtatacatgcaagtatcgtggcaataagattactctgtgactgcatgtttacagctttcaggttcacgtaatcagagattacaaatttgcaaattgaacagtccacataagtgtttgtaaaaatcatcccccccccatcgggtgtaaaaaatctacacccctTTCTAAGCACATTGATGAATTAATGTGATATTTACTGATGCTTAACATTCCTTTACTAGGGTAAAGTGAAAACTGTTGTGTCATACCTGTACACTAATTGGTTTCTTTACTTACAGGTGGCGCTATGGAGCTCACCATGCACATGGGAACTGTTCGAGACCTGTGTTTCATGGAAGACTTAAGTAACCAGTCCAGTTTACTTATCAGTGGCGGATCCATCGATAATAAAATCTTTATAACTGACTGCGAGACAGGAGTAGCCTTTCAGACTTTAACTGGACATTCTGGTGTGTTTCTAAGATACGAATAAACATTTCCTGAAACAAGCAGGGCAGTATTCGTTCTCAGAGCAAATTTTAAATCAGTTCGATAGGTGACGctactttcactttcttttttaGGTAGTTGTATTGTCGCATGAGGTAGCACTCCACTGGGACAGTGGTAATTCTCCGGATTTAATACCCTTAAAATTATGGGCTCGATTCCCTTTTGTGCACACATACAGCTTGAGTTTTTACATATACTTAAAAAAGACAGGCTTGGATGTAACAGAGGAAGTGGTTATATCAAACTCTTTACAACAGAATGCACAATATTTTTCGTAAGTAATCCTCCAGCagtgttgggcccggcatggccaagcgtgttaaggcgtgcgactcgtaatttgagggtcgcgggttcacatcccggtcgcgccaaacatgttcgcactttcagccgtgggggcgttataatgttgcggtcaatcccactattcgttggtaaaaagagtagtccaagagttgggagtgggtggtgatgactagctgccttccctctagtcttacactactaaattagggacggctagcacagatagccctcgagtagctttgtgcaaaattaaaaacaaaaaaaaacaaaaaaccagcaGTGTTACCTACTCTTCTAAggtcatgcaaaatattttaggtaatataacaatgaagtgttgtttatttcattCAGAGAAGGCAGTTT
This genomic window from Tachypleus tridentatus isolate NWPU-2018 chromosome 10, ASM421037v1, whole genome shotgun sequence contains:
- the LOC143227892 gene encoding WD repeat-containing protein 47-like: MSRFLWPIPEGSVHFRLFSKRETLKEGPLKLEDIVMEHRREENRNKATGRKPLLIPVTKLEDGQVIRTAEFHPSGRLYASGANSKSLRICAYPKLNEVRYGTIFCCNIEGKILGFAVILKEGGAMELTMHMGTVRDLCFMEDLSNQSSLLISGGSIDNKIFITDCETGVAFQTLTGHSGTVLSLYTWGGATFVSGSHDRTIRFWDLRSRGCVNVISAPRASGFGPEFNPNLVMFNPFTTDIPVKKN